In a single window of the Zea mays cultivar B73 chromosome 5, Zm-B73-REFERENCE-NAM-5.0, whole genome shotgun sequence genome:
- the LOC100383940 gene encoding uncharacterized protein isoform X3, whose protein sequence is MGDILIPSLMVGDCSRTLCLRVSRLWEFLDPQDDSRLLHTDLVLLDEEGNSIHAQIYPPLCQQFSALLDEGRIYNLKYFLVRKANRFYKPVENCNMISFTKWTTVEVILQIPPAFLVCTYNLTPIDQLQPRVDYKEYFTDVLGVVSVISQVSSVRTRGRQAEVMKRTVTISNARDTGPTVDVVLWGERATTFPAEQVHRDSGSSPQIIIFVGTLVRSYADNVSLSGGSSCKWYINEPVPEVNALRASAETNHHPVIWDQGKAAAESTVIAVPEHKKLKDIKYLHPFENKKKEWLVIVKVLKIDSSWWYNACKKCLRTTKPHGDTYKCTNISCDNIGSPTPSAFGHEHHQLWRPAFGN, encoded by the exons ATGGGGGACATACTCATTCCTAGCCTTATGGTTGGAGACTGCTCTCGCACCTTGTGTTTGCGTGTCTCTAGGCTTTGGGAATTCCTTGATCCTCAGGATGACAGTag GCTCCTGCATACTGATCTTGTTTTGCTTGATGAAGAG GGAAACAGCATACATGCCCAGATCTATCCTCCGTTGTGCCAACAGTTCAGTGCGCTGCTCGATGAGGGAAGGATATACaacttgaagtatttcttagtcaGGAAAGCTAACAGATTCTACAAACCGGTAGAAAATTGCAACATGATCAGCTTTACAAAGTGGACTACGGTTGAGGTTATCCTCCAGATCCCCCCTGCTTTTCTGGTTTGCACATATAACCTCACTCCCATAGACCAGCTCCAACCGCGCGTGGACTACAAGGAATATTTCACTG ATGTGCTCGGTGTTGTCAGCGTGATCTCCCAGGTTTCATCAGTACGCACAAGGGGACGACAGGCTGAGGTTATGAAGAGAACAGTCACTATAAGCAATGCAAG GGATACCGGTCCAACCGTTGATGTTGTGCTTTGGGGCGAGCGGGCCACAACTTTCCCAGCTGAACAGGTCCACAGGGACAGTGGATCCTCACCACAGATCATAATATTTGTTGGCACTCTCGTGAGGAGCTACGCTG ATAATGTGTCTTTGTCGGGAGGATCGTCATGCAAGTGGTACATAAACGAACCGGTCCCGGAAGTAAACGCTCTCAGAGCTAG TGCTGAAACCAACCACCACCCTGTCATCTGGGATCAGGGCAAAGCAGCTGCTGAGAGTACAGTAATTGCAGTTCCTGAACataagaagctcaaggatattaaGTACCTCCATCCTTTTGAAAATAAG AAGAAGGAATGGCTTGTCATCGTAAAGGTGCTCAAGATTGATAGCTCATGGTGGTACAACGCATGCAAAAAATGCCTTAGGACAACCAAACCGCACGGTGACACATACAAGTGCACCAATATTTCCTGTGACAACATAGGATCGCCTACCCCAAG
- the LOC100383940 gene encoding uncharacterized protein isoform X4, translating into MISFTKWTTVEVILQIPPAFLVCTYNLTPIDQLQPRVDYKEYFTDVLGVVSVISQVSSVRTRGRQAEVMKRTVTISNARDTGPTVDVVLWGERATTFPAEQVHRDSGSSPQIIIFVGTLVRSYADNVSLSGGSSCKWYINEPVPEVNALRASAETNHHPVIWDQGKAAAESTVIAVPEHKKLKDIKYLHPFENKKKEWLVIVKVLKIDSSWWYNACKKCLRTTKPHGDTYKCTNISCDNIGSPTPSAFGHEHHQLWRPAFGN; encoded by the exons ATGATCAGCTTTACAAAGTGGACTACGGTTGAGGTTATCCTCCAGATCCCCCCTGCTTTTCTGGTTTGCACATATAACCTCACTCCCATAGACCAGCTCCAACCGCGCGTGGACTACAAGGAATATTTCACTG ATGTGCTCGGTGTTGTCAGCGTGATCTCCCAGGTTTCATCAGTACGCACAAGGGGACGACAGGCTGAGGTTATGAAGAGAACAGTCACTATAAGCAATGCAAG GGATACCGGTCCAACCGTTGATGTTGTGCTTTGGGGCGAGCGGGCCACAACTTTCCCAGCTGAACAGGTCCACAGGGACAGTGGATCCTCACCACAGATCATAATATTTGTTGGCACTCTCGTGAGGAGCTACGCTG ATAATGTGTCTTTGTCGGGAGGATCGTCATGCAAGTGGTACATAAACGAACCGGTCCCGGAAGTAAACGCTCTCAGAGCTAG TGCTGAAACCAACCACCACCCTGTCATCTGGGATCAGGGCAAAGCAGCTGCTGAGAGTACAGTAATTGCAGTTCCTGAACataagaagctcaaggatattaaGTACCTCCATCCTTTTGAAAATAAG AAGAAGGAATGGCTTGTCATCGTAAAGGTGCTCAAGATTGATAGCTCATGGTGGTACAACGCATGCAAAAAATGCCTTAGGACAACCAAACCGCACGGTGACACATACAAGTGCACCAATATTTCCTGTGACAACATAGGATCGCCTACCCCAAG